The following proteins are encoded in a genomic region of Catellatospora sp. TT07R-123:
- a CDS encoding sugar ABC transporter substrate-binding protein, translated as MNRTSRVAAALLSLTVAAGLAACSKAEEESSGPVTLNYWLWDDNQKASYQQCADAFHTANPNVTVKISQAAWNEYWQNLTTQIASGDAPDVWTNQGSYYPQFVTSGQILDIQPYVTADKVDLSQYQGGLADLFTKGDQRFGLPKDWDTMALVYNVDQLKAQGIDAAALQDLTWNPKDGGTFEQIIAKATVDANGKNGLDPAFDKKKVKVFGFLPEWGDGSQGQNGWGDLAASNGFTYLDKNPWGTQYKYDDPKLAETIDWFKSIIAKGYSPALDKASTLSRDSLLNAGTGSITLAGSWMINSYLGDGAKVKFGFAPLPAGPQGRKTAINGLSDAIWSGTKHKDEAWQWVKFLASADCQNIVGGNGVVFPAIKSASEKALAAHTAKGRDVKVFVDEAAAPGGTFFVPITDHGNEVSQIVQDAIQSAVLGADSATALKKANEQVNGLFK; from the coding sequence GCAGCGGCCCCGTCACCCTCAACTACTGGCTGTGGGACGACAACCAGAAGGCCTCCTACCAGCAGTGCGCCGACGCGTTCCACACCGCCAACCCGAACGTCACCGTCAAGATCAGCCAGGCGGCGTGGAACGAGTACTGGCAGAACCTGACCACCCAGATCGCCTCGGGTGACGCCCCGGACGTGTGGACCAACCAGGGCTCGTACTACCCGCAGTTCGTCACCTCGGGGCAGATCCTGGACATCCAGCCGTACGTGACGGCCGACAAGGTCGACCTGTCGCAGTACCAGGGCGGTCTGGCCGACCTGTTCACCAAGGGCGACCAGCGCTTCGGCCTGCCGAAAGACTGGGACACCATGGCGCTGGTCTACAACGTCGACCAGCTCAAGGCGCAGGGCATCGACGCGGCCGCGCTGCAGGACCTGACCTGGAACCCCAAGGACGGCGGCACGTTCGAGCAGATCATCGCGAAGGCCACGGTCGACGCGAACGGCAAGAACGGCCTCGACCCGGCCTTCGACAAGAAGAAGGTCAAGGTCTTCGGCTTCCTGCCGGAGTGGGGCGACGGCTCGCAGGGCCAGAACGGCTGGGGCGACCTGGCCGCCAGCAACGGCTTCACCTACCTGGACAAGAACCCCTGGGGCACCCAGTACAAGTACGACGACCCCAAGCTCGCCGAGACCATCGACTGGTTCAAGTCGATCATCGCCAAGGGCTACAGCCCCGCGCTGGACAAGGCGTCCACGCTCAGCCGCGACTCCCTGCTCAACGCCGGCACCGGGTCGATCACCCTGGCGGGTTCCTGGATGATCAACAGCTACCTGGGTGACGGTGCGAAGGTCAAGTTCGGGTTCGCGCCGCTGCCGGCCGGGCCGCAGGGCCGCAAGACCGCGATCAACGGCCTGTCCGACGCGATCTGGTCGGGCACCAAGCACAAGGACGAGGCCTGGCAGTGGGTCAAGTTCCTGGCGTCGGCCGACTGCCAGAACATCGTCGGCGGCAACGGCGTGGTCTTCCCGGCCATCAAGTCCGCCAGCGAGAAGGCCCTGGCCGCGCACACCGCCAAGGGCCGTGACGTGAAGGTCTTCGTCGACGAGGCCGCCGCCCCCGGTGGCACGTTCTTCGTCCCGATCACCGACCACGGCAACGAGGTCAGCCAGATCGTGCAGGACGCCATCCAGTCCGCGGTCCTCGGCGCCGACTCCGCCACCGCGCTGAAGAAGGCCAACGAGCAGGTCAACGGCCTGTTCAAGTAA
- a CDS encoding glycoside hydrolase family 36 protein, producing the protein MALLIELAGHTLALEHDGPGSPHAADGGLILPPGRVALLHGLGDVPFYRHGQNSWSPCGWRRLSEPPLRIANPVRRVTADDDAWDDPARHHSSAVAALEAGDGNVLLLGALGLGVPRLTADRDTLAGWYEHGAQPWFLALGPEDEVFGAYSRELAARLGSSDRRAGNVWCSWYAYYETITEQQLSKDVAALRGLPFDVVQIDDGWERLVGDWEPNEKFPSGMKALAERITDTGMTAGLWLAPFIALPDSELARRQPQLLLRDSRGEKVIAGHNWGTGYHALDLSTPAAHEYLAELTHRVVHEWGFKYLKLDFINAGAAPGARADGGEREQCYRDALAVIRRAAGDDVYLLGSGGILLPSLGILDGMRSGPDVAPMWQNYASDDPSDAMARNAVVNTLHRLWQQPLIEVDPDVIYFRSRLNLLTDQQLAWLRDLADICRFRAVSDPPGWLTGAELDAMTAYLTARPGIERLDRYRYAVDGRAVDFTAAVTPGEQLYPIS; encoded by the coding sequence ATGGCACTGCTCATCGAGCTCGCCGGCCACACCCTCGCCCTCGAACACGACGGACCCGGCAGCCCGCACGCAGCCGACGGGGGCCTGATTCTTCCACCGGGACGCGTCGCGCTCCTGCACGGACTCGGGGACGTGCCGTTCTACCGGCACGGGCAGAACTCGTGGAGCCCGTGCGGCTGGCGGCGGCTGTCCGAGCCGCCGCTGCGCATCGCCAATCCCGTCCGCCGCGTCACCGCCGACGACGACGCGTGGGACGACCCGGCGCGGCACCACTCCTCCGCCGTCGCCGCGCTGGAGGCCGGGGACGGCAACGTCCTGCTGCTGGGCGCGCTCGGCCTGGGCGTGCCGCGCCTGACGGCCGACCGCGACACCCTCGCCGGCTGGTACGAGCACGGCGCACAGCCCTGGTTCCTGGCCCTCGGGCCCGAGGACGAGGTGTTCGGCGCGTACAGCCGCGAGCTCGCGGCCCGGCTGGGCAGCAGCGACCGCCGCGCCGGCAACGTCTGGTGCTCCTGGTACGCCTACTACGAGACCATCACCGAGCAGCAGCTCTCCAAGGACGTCGCCGCGCTGCGGGGCCTGCCGTTCGACGTCGTGCAGATCGACGACGGCTGGGAGCGCCTGGTCGGGGACTGGGAGCCCAACGAGAAGTTCCCCTCCGGCATGAAGGCGCTGGCCGAGCGGATCACCGACACGGGTATGACGGCCGGGCTGTGGCTGGCCCCGTTCATCGCCCTGCCCGACTCCGAGCTGGCACGGCGGCAGCCGCAGCTGCTGCTGCGCGACAGCCGGGGCGAGAAGGTGATCGCGGGCCACAACTGGGGCACCGGCTACCACGCCCTGGACCTGTCCACCCCGGCCGCGCACGAGTACCTCGCCGAGCTCACCCACCGGGTGGTGCACGAGTGGGGGTTCAAGTACCTCAAGCTGGACTTCATCAACGCCGGTGCCGCGCCCGGAGCGCGCGCCGACGGCGGCGAGCGCGAGCAGTGCTACCGCGACGCGCTCGCGGTGATCCGCCGGGCCGCCGGGGACGACGTGTATCTGCTGGGCAGCGGCGGGATCCTGCTGCCGTCGCTGGGGATCCTGGACGGGATGCGCAGCGGCCCCGACGTCGCGCCGATGTGGCAGAACTACGCCAGCGACGACCCGTCGGACGCGATGGCCCGCAACGCCGTGGTCAACACGCTGCACCGGCTGTGGCAGCAGCCGCTGATCGAGGTGGACCCGGACGTCATCTACTTCCGCAGCCGGCTCAACCTGCTCACCGACCAGCAGCTGGCGTGGCTGCGGGACCTGGCCGACATCTGCCGGTTCCGGGCGGTGTCGGATCCGCCGGGCTGGCTGACCGGCGCCGAGCTCGACGCGATGACCGCCTACCTCACCGCGCGTCCGGGCATCGAGCGGCTCGACCGCTACCGGTACGCCGTCGACGGCAGGGCGGTCGATTTCACGGCCGCGGTGACGCCCGGCGAGCAGTTGTACCCGATCTCCTGA
- a CDS encoding ROK family transcriptional regulator: MTDLATTGTDLPRLRELNSLSIVRALRNQPPSTVTELSQRTGLSRPAVDVIAQGLVADGWAVVLEPGANSAVGRPARRYQFRATAGHVLGIDVGVHKILALLCDLDGNIVHTVRHSVAAEAPPADRLAELDKVISECLTTAGKAPADIWAVTVAVTGAVDASGRTSFFSPLPGWKSVNLTGHLSTRFPCPIVVENDCKLAAVAEQWKGAASDANDIVYLLAGMRTGAGLILDGVLRRGFGGAAGEIGALKHVRWLNAPEHLQNCPGVPDTVSPDDAAAWVFNAAREGDKAARTAVGRYVKDLAVGAAALVLTLDPQVVVLGGGFSRSADLILEPLRHEMQRLCLRMPEVRASTLGADSVALGALKLSLNEVDDRLFSAGLSAPVAPRRN, encoded by the coding sequence GTGACAGACCTGGCCACCACCGGAACGGATCTGCCGCGGCTGCGCGAACTCAACTCGCTGAGCATCGTGCGCGCCCTGCGCAACCAGCCGCCGTCCACGGTCACCGAACTCTCCCAGCGCACCGGCCTGTCCCGCCCAGCCGTCGACGTCATCGCCCAGGGGCTGGTCGCCGACGGCTGGGCCGTGGTCCTGGAGCCCGGCGCCAACAGCGCCGTCGGCCGCCCGGCCCGCCGGTACCAGTTCCGGGCCACCGCCGGGCACGTGCTGGGCATCGACGTGGGCGTACACAAGATCCTCGCGCTCCTGTGCGACCTGGACGGCAACATCGTGCACACCGTCCGCCACAGCGTCGCCGCCGAGGCCCCGCCCGCCGACCGGCTCGCCGAACTCGACAAGGTCATCAGCGAGTGCCTGACCACGGCCGGCAAGGCGCCCGCCGACATCTGGGCCGTCACCGTCGCGGTCACCGGTGCCGTCGACGCCTCCGGCCGCACCAGCTTCTTCAGCCCGCTGCCCGGCTGGAAGAGCGTCAACCTGACCGGCCACCTCAGCACCCGGTTCCCCTGCCCCATCGTCGTCGAGAACGACTGCAAGCTCGCCGCCGTCGCCGAGCAGTGGAAGGGCGCGGCCAGCGACGCCAACGACATCGTCTACCTCCTCGCCGGTATGCGTACCGGTGCCGGGCTCATCCTCGACGGCGTGCTGCGCCGCGGATTCGGCGGCGCCGCGGGCGAGATCGGCGCGCTCAAGCACGTCCGCTGGCTCAACGCCCCCGAGCACCTGCAGAACTGCCCCGGCGTGCCCGACACCGTCAGCCCGGACGACGCCGCCGCCTGGGTCTTCAACGCCGCCCGCGAAGGCGACAAGGCCGCCCGCACCGCCGTCGGCCGCTATGTCAAGGACCTGGCCGTCGGCGCCGCCGCGCTCGTGCTCACCCTCGACCCGCAGGTCGTCGTCCTGGGCGGCGGCTTCTCCCGCTCGGCCGACCTGATCCTGGAGCCGCTGCGCCACGAGATGCAGCGGCTGTGCCTGCGCATGCCGGAGGTGCGCGCCTCCACCCTGGGCGCCGACTCCGTCGCGCTCGGAGCGTTGAAACTGTCCCTGAACGAGGTCGACGACCGGCTGTTCAGTGCCGGTCTCTCCGCTCCGGTCGCGCCCCGGCGCAACTGA
- a CDS encoding dienelactone hydrolase family protein codes for MRFTITSATSADGVSEEHFTVGQIPGVLWTPGGAAGPRPLVLLGHGGGQHKTAPRVVAGARRYAAERGYAVVAIDAPGHGDRPKTPELEQAFTDLRTRMAAGEPAFALVAGLHTMLAEQAVPDWRAVLDAVTALDHVGAGPVGYLGMSLGCGLGVPLVAAEPRIRAAVLGLFGALGLAEAAARITVPVRFVLQWDDERIPRPEGLALYDAFGSAEKTLSANPGGHGDVPAYETDEALRFFARHLG; via the coding sequence ATGCGCTTCACCATCACCTCCGCCACGTCGGCCGACGGCGTCAGCGAAGAACACTTCACCGTCGGCCAGATCCCCGGTGTCCTGTGGACGCCGGGCGGCGCGGCCGGCCCCCGGCCCCTGGTCCTGCTCGGACACGGCGGCGGCCAGCACAAGACGGCCCCGCGCGTCGTGGCCGGTGCCCGCCGCTACGCCGCCGAACGCGGCTACGCCGTGGTGGCGATCGACGCCCCCGGCCACGGCGACCGGCCCAAGACCCCCGAGCTGGAGCAGGCCTTCACTGACCTGCGCACCCGGATGGCGGCGGGCGAACCCGCGTTCGCGCTGGTAGCCGGACTGCACACCATGCTGGCCGAGCAGGCCGTGCCGGACTGGCGTGCGGTGCTGGACGCCGTCACCGCACTCGACCACGTCGGCGCCGGACCGGTCGGCTACCTGGGCATGTCACTGGGCTGCGGGCTGGGCGTCCCGCTGGTCGCGGCCGAACCCCGGATCCGGGCCGCGGTGCTGGGCCTGTTCGGTGCGCTGGGCCTGGCCGAGGCCGCGGCGCGGATCACCGTACCGGTGCGGTTCGTGCTCCAGTGGGACGACGAGCGCATACCCCGGCCCGAGGGCCTGGCGCTCTACGACGCGTTCGGATCTGCCGAGAAGACGCTGAGCGCCAACCCGGGCGGGCACGGCGACGTCCCCGCGTACGAGACGGACGAAGCGCTGCGCTTCTTCGCCAGACACCTGGGCTGA
- a CDS encoding phosphotransferase, which translates to MTEQRLPGGRSFGAVRVGEEVRRPGQPWTATVHSVLRHLEDVGFGGAPRARGVDDQGRERLTYLPGETLGETSPWPDWLRSDEALRQVGAWLRRLHDATATFRPTGDAVWFTGRPWQPELLIGHLDAAPWNAVWDDGTLVGFVDWDTASPSRREDDLAFSALTWAPLLTPELAEQVGFADARDRHRRLHLLLDAYGYTGDPTAIRDAILGRVERNVAVIRQLAGGGEPTFQRMLPWAADLERSGAEVAQLPDDFWVAPSR; encoded by the coding sequence ATGACTGAACAACGGCTGCCCGGCGGGCGCAGTTTCGGAGCTGTACGCGTCGGCGAAGAGGTCCGTCGCCCCGGGCAACCGTGGACCGCGACGGTCCACTCGGTGCTGCGGCATCTGGAGGACGTCGGCTTCGGCGGCGCCCCGCGCGCCCGTGGCGTCGACGACCAGGGCCGCGAACGCCTGACGTACCTGCCCGGTGAGACCCTTGGCGAGACCTCGCCCTGGCCGGACTGGCTGCGTTCCGACGAGGCGCTCCGGCAGGTCGGTGCGTGGCTTCGGCGGCTGCACGATGCGACCGCGACGTTCCGGCCAACCGGCGATGCCGTCTGGTTCACCGGTCGGCCGTGGCAGCCGGAGCTCCTGATCGGTCATCTGGACGCGGCGCCCTGGAATGCCGTGTGGGACGACGGGACCCTGGTCGGTTTCGTCGACTGGGACACCGCGAGCCCGTCGCGGCGGGAGGACGATCTGGCGTTCTCGGCGCTGACCTGGGCGCCCCTGCTCACGCCGGAACTCGCGGAGCAGGTCGGATTCGCTGACGCACGCGACCGTCACCGGCGTTTGCACCTGCTGCTGGACGCGTACGGATACACCGGCGACCCGACCGCGATCCGTGACGCGATCCTCGGCCGCGTCGAGCGCAACGTCGCCGTGATCCGGCAGCTGGCCGGCGGCGGGGAGCCGACGTTCCAGCGCATGCTGCCGTGGGCTGCGGACCTGGAACGGTCCGGGGCCGAGGTGGCCCAGCTGCCGGACGACTTCTGGGTCGCGCCGAGCCGCTGA